Proteins encoded in a region of the Procambarus clarkii isolate CNS0578487 chromosome 28, FALCON_Pclarkii_2.0, whole genome shotgun sequence genome:
- the LOC123754866 gene encoding involucrin-like: protein MGLDLSTQDRGGLDLSTKDRGGTGPEHKRPRELDLSIKDRGGLDLSIKDRGGLGLSTKDRGGLDLSTKDRGGLDLSTKDRDRGGTEPEHKTPRGLDLSTKDREGLDLSTKDRGGLNLSTKDRGGLDLSTKDRGGLDLSTKDRGGLDLSTKDRGGLDLSTKDRGGLDLSTKDRGGLDLSTKDRGGLDLSTKDRGGLDLSTKDRGGLDLSTKDRGGTGPEHKRPRGTGPEHKRPRGD, encoded by the exons ATGGGACTGGACCTGAGCACACAAGACCGAGGGGGACTGGACCTGAGCacaaaagaccgaggggggactgGACCTGAGCACAAAAGACCGAGAGAACTGGACCTGAGCATTAAAGACCGAGGGGGACTGGACCTGAGCATTAAAGACCGAGGGGGACTGGGCCTGAGCACAAAAGACCGAGGGGGACTGGACCTGAGCACAAAAGACCGAGGGGGACTGGACCTGAGCACAAAAGACCGAG accgaggggggactgAGCCTGAGCACAAAACACCGAGGGGACTGGACCTGAGCACAAAAGACCGAGAGGGACTGGACCTGAGCACTAAAGACCGAGGGGGACTGAACCTGAGCACAAAAGACCGAGGGGGACTGGACCTGAGCACAAAAGACCGAGGGGGACTGGACCTGAGCACAAAAGACCGAGGGGGACTGGACCTGAGCACAAAAGACCGAGGGGGACTGGACCTGAGCACAAAAGACCGAGGGGGACTGGACCTGAGCACTAAAGACCGAGGGGGACTGGACCTGAGCACAAAAGACCGAGGGGGACTGGACTTGAGCACAAAAGACCGAGGGGGACTGGACCTGAGCACAAAAGACCGAGGGGGACTGGACCTGAGCacaaaagaccgaggggggactgGACCTGAGCACAAAAGACCGAGGGGGACTGGACCTGAGCacaaaagaccgaggggggactgA